Proteins encoded together in one Chelonoidis abingdonii isolate Lonesome George chromosome 1, CheloAbing_2.0, whole genome shotgun sequence window:
- the KRR1 gene encoding KRR1 small subunit processome component homolog isoform X1: MAAPRKAESGQVAPASKGRSRKKAVNESELLTVPDGWKEPAFTREDNPRGLLEESSFATLFPKYREAYLKECWPLVQKALNEHHVNATLDLIEGSITVTTTKKTFDPYVIIRARDLIKLLARSVPFEQAVRVLQDDTACDIIKIGSLVRNRERFIKRRQRLIGPKGSTLKALELLTNCYIMVQGNTVSALGPFNGLKEVRKVVLDTMKNIHPIYNIKTLMIKRELSKDPELRTQSWERFLPQFKHKNLNKRKEPKKKSVKKEYTPFPPPQPENQIDKELASGEYFLKESQKKRKRVEEIKAKQAEAVRRRQEERNKAFIPPKEKRVVKPKKASTETKIDIEAIKEKVKKAKKKKLGALPVEEVKLKIAADEKKKKKKK; encoded by the exons ATGGCGGCCCCCAGGAAAGCAGAGAGCGGCCAGGTGGCTCCGGCGTCCAAGGGCCGGAGCAGAAAGAAAGCAG TAAATGAGTCAGAACTTCTCACTGTTCCTGATGGATGGAAAGAACCAGCCTTTACAAGAGAAGATAATCCTAGAGGGCTTCTGGAAGAAAGCAGCTTTGCAACTCTGTTTCCGAAATACAGAGAAGCTTACTTGAAAGAGTGCTGGCCATTGGTGCAGAAAGCCTTGAATGAACAT CATGTGAATGCGACATTGGACTTAATTGAAGGTAGTATAACTGTCACCACAACTAAGAAGACTTTTGATCCATATGTGATCATCAGGGCAAGAGACTTAATAAAGCTTTTAGCAAGAAGTGTTCCATTTGAACAG GCAGTACGCGTCCTTCAGGATGACACTGCATGTGACATCATTAAAATAGGATCTCTAgtcagaaacagagagagatttatAAAAAGAAGACAAAGACTCATTGGGCCAAAAGGATCCACTCTGAAG GCTTTGGAACTGTTAACAAACTGTTATATCATGGTTCAGGGGAACACTGTTTCAGCTCTGGGACCTTTTAATGGGCTAaaagag gttAGAAAAGTGGTCCTGGACACTATGAAGAATATTCATCCCATATATAACATAAAG ACTCTCATGATTAAACGGGAGCTGTCAAAGGACCCTGAACTAAGAACACAAAGTTGGGAACGATTTTTGCCTCAGTTCAAACACAAGAACTTGAACAAACGCAAGGAGCCAAAGAAGAAAAGTGTTAAGAAGGAGTACACACCTTTCCCACCTCCGCAACCAGAAAACCAG ATTGATAAAGAGTTGGCAAGTGGTGAATACTTCTTGAAAGAAAGCCAGAAGAAACGAAAGAGGGTGGAAGAGATAAAG gCAAAACAAGCAGAAGCCGTTAGAAGGAGACAAGAGGAAAGAAATAAAGCTTTTATCCCTCCCAAGGAAAAGCGAGTTGTAAAACCTAAAAAAG CTTCTACTGAAACAAAAATTGATATTGAAGCAATCAAGGAAAAGgtgaagaaagcaaagaaaaagaagctgGGAGCTCTTCCAGTGGAAGAAGTTAAATTAAAGATTGCAgcagatgaaaagaaaaagaagaagaagaaatga
- the KRR1 gene encoding KRR1 small subunit processome component homolog isoform X2, translating to MAAPRKAESGQVAPASKGRSRKKAVNESELLTVPDGWKEPAFTREDNPRGLLEESSFATLFPKYREAYLKECWPLVQKALNEHHVNATLDLIEGSITVTTTKKTFDPYVIIRARDLIKLLARSVPFEQAVRVLQDDTACDIIKIGSLVRNRERFIKRRQRLIGPKGSTLKVRKVVLDTMKNIHPIYNIKTLMIKRELSKDPELRTQSWERFLPQFKHKNLNKRKEPKKKSVKKEYTPFPPPQPENQIDKELASGEYFLKESQKKRKRVEEIKAKQAEAVRRRQEERNKAFIPPKEKRVVKPKKASTETKIDIEAIKEKVKKAKKKKLGALPVEEVKLKIAADEKKKKKKK from the exons ATGGCGGCCCCCAGGAAAGCAGAGAGCGGCCAGGTGGCTCCGGCGTCCAAGGGCCGGAGCAGAAAGAAAGCAG TAAATGAGTCAGAACTTCTCACTGTTCCTGATGGATGGAAAGAACCAGCCTTTACAAGAGAAGATAATCCTAGAGGGCTTCTGGAAGAAAGCAGCTTTGCAACTCTGTTTCCGAAATACAGAGAAGCTTACTTGAAAGAGTGCTGGCCATTGGTGCAGAAAGCCTTGAATGAACAT CATGTGAATGCGACATTGGACTTAATTGAAGGTAGTATAACTGTCACCACAACTAAGAAGACTTTTGATCCATATGTGATCATCAGGGCAAGAGACTTAATAAAGCTTTTAGCAAGAAGTGTTCCATTTGAACAG GCAGTACGCGTCCTTCAGGATGACACTGCATGTGACATCATTAAAATAGGATCTCTAgtcagaaacagagagagatttatAAAAAGAAGACAAAGACTCATTGGGCCAAAAGGATCCACTCTGAAG gttAGAAAAGTGGTCCTGGACACTATGAAGAATATTCATCCCATATATAACATAAAG ACTCTCATGATTAAACGGGAGCTGTCAAAGGACCCTGAACTAAGAACACAAAGTTGGGAACGATTTTTGCCTCAGTTCAAACACAAGAACTTGAACAAACGCAAGGAGCCAAAGAAGAAAAGTGTTAAGAAGGAGTACACACCTTTCCCACCTCCGCAACCAGAAAACCAG ATTGATAAAGAGTTGGCAAGTGGTGAATACTTCTTGAAAGAAAGCCAGAAGAAACGAAAGAGGGTGGAAGAGATAAAG gCAAAACAAGCAGAAGCCGTTAGAAGGAGACAAGAGGAAAGAAATAAAGCTTTTATCCCTCCCAAGGAAAAGCGAGTTGTAAAACCTAAAAAAG CTTCTACTGAAACAAAAATTGATATTGAAGCAATCAAGGAAAAGgtgaagaaagcaaagaaaaagaagctgGGAGCTCTTCCAGTGGAAGAAGTTAAATTAAAGATTGCAgcagatgaaaagaaaaagaagaagaagaaatga